A genomic stretch from Bradyrhizobium sp. 195 includes:
- the leuB gene encoding 3-isopropylmalate dehydrogenase, translated as MATHKLLLLPGDGIGPEVMGEVKRLIDWLNSAGIAKFETDSGLVGGSAYDAHKVSISEGDMAKALAADAIIFGAVGGPKWDAVPYEVRPEAGLLRLRKDLALFANLRPAVCYPALAEASSLKREAVEGLDIMIVRELTGGVYFGEPKTITDLGNGQKRAVDTQVYDTYEIERIGRVAFELARKRKNKVTSMEKRNVMKSGVLWNEVMTQVHKREYPDVTLEHQLADSGGMMLVKWPKQFDVIVTDNLFGDMLSDIAAMLTGSLGMLPSASLGEVDVKSKKRKALYEPVHGSAPDIAGQGLANPIAMISSFGMALRYSFDMGALADKVDAAIAAVLASGLRTADIKSEGATAVSTTQMGEAILKELQKLHA; from the coding sequence ATGGCGACCCACAAACTGCTGCTGCTTCCCGGCGACGGTATCGGCCCCGAGGTGATGGGCGAGGTGAAGCGGCTGATCGACTGGCTCAATTCGGCCGGGATCGCCAAGTTCGAGACGGATAGCGGCCTCGTCGGGGGCTCCGCCTATGACGCGCACAAGGTGTCGATCTCCGAGGGCGACATGGCCAAGGCGCTGGCCGCCGACGCCATCATCTTCGGTGCGGTCGGCGGCCCGAAGTGGGATGCCGTCCCTTACGAGGTGCGCCCGGAAGCCGGCCTGCTGCGCCTGCGCAAGGATCTCGCCTTGTTCGCGAACCTGCGTCCCGCGGTGTGCTACCCGGCGCTGGCCGAGGCCTCGAGCCTGAAGCGCGAGGCGGTCGAGGGCCTCGACATCATGATCGTGCGCGAGCTCACCGGCGGCGTCTATTTCGGCGAGCCCAAGACCATCACCGATCTCGGCAACGGCCAGAAGCGCGCTGTCGATACCCAGGTCTACGACACCTATGAGATCGAGCGCATCGGCCGCGTCGCCTTCGAGCTTGCCAGGAAGCGCAAGAACAAGGTGACGTCGATGGAGAAGCGCAACGTCATGAAGTCGGGCGTGCTCTGGAACGAGGTCATGACTCAGGTCCACAAGCGGGAATATCCCGATGTCACGCTCGAACATCAGCTCGCCGATTCCGGCGGCATGATGCTGGTGAAATGGCCGAAGCAGTTCGACGTCATCGTCACCGACAATCTGTTCGGCGACATGCTGTCCGACATCGCGGCGATGCTGACGGGATCGCTCGGCATGCTGCCCTCGGCCTCGCTCGGCGAGGTCGACGTCAAGAGCAAGAAGCGCAAGGCGCTGTATGAGCCCGTGCACGGCTCGGCGCCCGACATCGCAGGCCAGGGCCTCGCCAATCCCATTGCGATGATCTCGTCCTTCGGCATGGCGCTGCGCTATTCCTTCGACATGGGCGCGCTGGCCGACAAGGTCGACGCCGCGATCGCCGCGGTGCTCGCCAGCGGCCTGCGCACCGCCGACATCAAGTCGGAGGGCGCCACCGCCGTCTCGACCACGCAGATGGGCGAGGCGATCCTGAAGGAATTGCAGAAGCTGCACGCTTAA
- a CDS encoding YbfB/YjiJ family MFS transporter, whose protein sequence is MHAPDRPPLQAHPARLILTLSLAATVGLGIGRFAYALVLPDMREDLGWSYSAAGFMNTINAVGYLVGALVASRLIQWVGWAAAIRLGTLACVAALATCALTGNFVALSLARLVLGLGAAAGFVAGGTLAATIAQSRPERANFLLSLFYAGPGIGILSSGVIAPFTLQYFGPGSWWIVWWALTLLSVAMTIPLFLIRIESSVRFSEGGNGSFAILPVLIYLAGYFLFGAGYIAYMTFMIAYVRDSGGGAAAQAAFWSLIGLSAFATPWAWRGVLALDRGGLATAIILGTNALGAALPMLGHSPAWLAVSALVFGVAFFAVVGSTTAFVRFNYPPEMWPTAIAAMTISFGVGQTLGPIVVGAITDALGSLSYALNVSAALLALGAAAALCQRKVGPAR, encoded by the coding sequence TTGCACGCCCCTGACCGCCCCCCGCTACAGGCACATCCCGCGCGGCTGATCCTGACCCTGTCGCTGGCCGCCACCGTCGGGCTCGGCATCGGCCGCTTTGCCTACGCCCTGGTGCTGCCGGACATGCGGGAGGACCTCGGCTGGTCCTACTCGGCGGCCGGATTCATGAACACCATCAATGCCGTCGGCTATCTCGTGGGCGCGCTCGTGGCGTCCCGCCTGATCCAGTGGGTCGGCTGGGCGGCGGCAATCCGCTTGGGAACTTTGGCCTGCGTCGCCGCACTCGCCACCTGCGCGCTGACGGGGAATTTCGTTGCGCTGAGCCTGGCGCGCCTGGTGCTGGGTCTCGGCGCCGCAGCCGGCTTCGTCGCCGGCGGCACGCTGGCTGCGACCATCGCCCAGTCACGCCCCGAGCGGGCCAATTTCCTGCTGAGCCTGTTCTATGCCGGGCCCGGCATCGGCATTCTGTCCTCGGGGGTGATCGCCCCGTTCACGCTGCAATATTTCGGCCCGGGCTCGTGGTGGATCGTCTGGTGGGCGCTGACGCTGCTGTCCGTCGCGATGACGATCCCGCTGTTCCTGATCCGCATCGAGAGCAGCGTCCGCTTCTCCGAAGGCGGTAACGGATCGTTCGCGATTCTGCCCGTGCTGATTTACCTCGCCGGCTATTTCCTGTTCGGCGCCGGCTACATCGCCTACATGACCTTCATGATCGCCTATGTGCGCGACAGTGGCGGCGGGGCCGCGGCGCAGGCGGCGTTCTGGAGCCTGATCGGCCTGTCCGCCTTTGCAACGCCCTGGGCCTGGCGCGGCGTGCTGGCGCTCGATCGCGGCGGGCTTGCCACCGCCATCATCCTCGGCACCAACGCGCTGGGTGCGGCCCTGCCGATGCTCGGACATTCGCCGGCCTGGCTCGCGGTCTCCGCGCTGGTGTTCGGCGTCGCCTTCTTCGCCGTGGTCGGCTCGACCACCGCCTTCGTGCGCTTCAACTATCCGCCGGAGATGTGGCCGACCGCGATCGCGGCGATGACGATCTCGTTCGGCGTCGGCCAGACGCTCGGCCCGATCGTGGTCGGCGCGATCACGGACGCGCTGGGGAGCTTGAGTTACGCGCTGAATGTATCGGCGGCGCTGCTGGCGCTGGGGGCTGCAGCGGCGCTTTGTCAGCGGAAGGTGGGGCCGGCCAGATAA
- a CDS encoding molybdopterin-binding protein, with translation MAKRSFLIPGVDKRLLIKDSIKTMPDVTRRRFIAGGASLGALTLLTGCDVVDSSSAEEMLKQVSKFNDAVQAFIFNPDALAPTFPESAITKPFPFNAYYDLDDAPDVSGADWKLEVRGLVDNKKSWTLDELYKLPQVTQITRHICVEGWSAIGSWTGTPLRDFLKLIGADTRAKYVWFQCADKDGYNSPLDMRSALHPQTQMTFKYANEILPRAYGFPMKIRVPTKLGFKNPKYVVSMEVTNDYKGGYWEDQGYNSFSGS, from the coding sequence ATGGCGAAGCGTTCATTCCTGATCCCCGGCGTCGACAAGCGGCTCCTGATCAAGGACTCCATCAAGACGATGCCTGACGTCACCCGCCGCCGCTTCATCGCGGGCGGCGCCAGTCTCGGCGCCCTGACGCTGCTGACCGGCTGCGACGTCGTCGACTCCTCCTCGGCCGAGGAGATGCTGAAGCAGGTGTCGAAGTTCAACGACGCGGTGCAGGCCTTCATCTTCAATCCCGACGCGCTGGCGCCGACCTTCCCCGAAAGCGCGATCACAAAACCGTTCCCGTTCAACGCCTATTACGATCTCGACGACGCGCCCGACGTGAGCGGTGCCGACTGGAAGCTCGAGGTGCGAGGTCTCGTCGACAACAAGAAGTCCTGGACGCTGGACGAGCTGTACAAGCTGCCGCAGGTCACGCAAATCACGCGCCATATCTGCGTCGAAGGTTGGAGCGCGATCGGCAGCTGGACCGGCACGCCCTTGCGCGATTTCCTCAAGCTGATCGGCGCCGACACCCGTGCCAAATACGTCTGGTTCCAGTGCGCCGACAAGGACGGCTACAACTCGCCTTTGGACATGCGCAGCGCGCTGCATCCGCAGACGCAGATGACGTTCAAATATGCGAACGAGATTTTGCCGCGCGCCTACGGTTTCCCGATGAAGATCCGCGTGCCCACGAAACTCGGCTTCAAGAACCCGAAATACGTAGTGTCGATGGAAGTCACCAACGACTACAAGGGCGGCTATTGGGAAGACCAGGGCTATAATTCGTTCAGCGGGAGCTAG
- a CDS encoding cytochrome b/b6 domain-containing protein yields MSSLTVTDEQVRAIKAKVIQPAWVRIMHWVNALAMILMILSGWQIYNASPLFGFSFPREYTLGGWLGGGLLWHFAAMWLLMINGLAYLVTGFATGRFAKKLFPITPAGVLHDVRAALTFKLGHDDLTVYNYVQRLLYAGIIVVGVLIVLTGLGMWKPVQLYYLVALFGDYPTARYIHFFCMAAICAFLVIHVLLALLVPKSLRAMITGC; encoded by the coding sequence ATGTCGAGCCTCACAGTCACCGACGAACAGGTCAGGGCCATCAAGGCCAAAGTGATCCAGCCGGCATGGGTCCGGATCATGCACTGGGTCAACGCGCTTGCCATGATCCTGATGATCCTGTCGGGCTGGCAGATCTACAACGCCTCGCCGCTGTTCGGCTTCAGTTTTCCGCGCGAGTATACGCTGGGTGGCTGGCTCGGAGGCGGCCTGCTCTGGCATTTCGCGGCGATGTGGCTCTTGATGATCAACGGCCTCGCCTATCTCGTCACGGGCTTTGCCACCGGCCGCTTCGCTAAGAAGCTGTTCCCGATCACCCCGGCAGGCGTGCTCCACGACGTCAGGGCGGCGCTGACGTTCAAGCTCGGCCATGACGATCTCACCGTTTACAATTACGTGCAGCGCCTGCTCTACGCTGGCATCATCGTGGTCGGCGTGCTGATCGTGCTCACGGGGCTCGGCATGTGGAAGCCGGTGCAGCTCTATTACCTCGTCGCACTGTTCGGCGATTATCCGACCGCGCGCTACATCCACTTCTTCTGCATGGCTGCGATCTGCGCATTCCTCGTCATCCACGTCCTGCTCGCGCTGCTGGTGCCGAAGAGCCTGCGCGCCATGATCACCGGTTGCTGA
- a CDS encoding fasciclin domain-containing protein encodes MSKRIAYLAAAAFSALAITATVVAPVSAEERTVMVGGAAMFPSKNIVQNAVNSKDHTTLVAAVKAAGLVPTLESKGPFTVFAPTNAAFGKLPAGTVDNLVKPENKATLTKILTYHVVPGKLEASDLTEGKKLKTAEGEELTVKKMDGKTWIVDAKGGTSMVTISNVNQSNGVIHVVDTVLMPAT; translated from the coding sequence ATGTCGAAGCGCATTGCCTACCTCGCTGCCGCCGCCTTCAGCGCCCTGGCCATCACCGCGACCGTCGTCGCGCCTGTGAGCGCCGAGGAAAGGACCGTCATGGTCGGCGGCGCCGCGATGTTCCCGTCCAAGAACATCGTCCAGAACGCGGTCAACTCGAAGGACCACACCACGCTGGTCGCGGCGGTGAAGGCGGCGGGCCTGGTCCCGACGCTCGAAAGCAAGGGTCCGTTCACGGTGTTCGCGCCGACCAACGCCGCCTTCGGCAAGCTGCCGGCCGGCACCGTCGACAATCTGGTCAAGCCCGAGAACAAGGCCACGCTGACCAAGATTCTCACCTACCATGTCGTGCCCGGCAAGCTCGAGGCTTCCGACCTCACCGAGGGCAAGAAGCTGAAGACCGCCGAGGGCGAGGAACTGACGGTCAAGAAGATGGACGGCAAGACCTGGATCGTCGATGCCAAGGGCGGCACCTCGATGGTGACGATCTCCAACGTCAACCAGTCCAACGGCGTCATCCATGTGGTCGACACCGTGCTGATGCCGGCGACGTAA
- a CDS encoding SDR family oxidoreductase, protein MTKNGKRVAWVTGGGSGIGEAGAEALAADGWTVVVSGRRQDALDTVVAKISKSGGAAEAIALDVSNASAAQKAADQIVAKHGRIDLLVNNAGINVPKRSWKDMELDGWDRLVQVNLNGVLYCMRAVLPTMRKQQDGAIINVSSWAGRHVSKMPGPAYTTTKHAVLALTHSFNMDECVNGLRACCLMPGEVATPILKLRPVVPSEDEQARMLQSEDLGRTIAFIASMPARVCINEVLISPTHNRGFIQTPHNRD, encoded by the coding sequence ATGACCAAGAACGGGAAACGCGTGGCCTGGGTGACGGGCGGGGGCAGCGGGATCGGAGAGGCCGGCGCCGAGGCGCTGGCTGCCGATGGCTGGACGGTGGTGGTGTCCGGCCGGCGGCAGGACGCCCTGGATACCGTGGTTGCGAAGATCAGCAAGTCCGGCGGGGCGGCCGAGGCCATTGCGCTGGACGTATCCAACGCCAGTGCGGCCCAGAAGGCCGCCGATCAGATCGTCGCAAAGCACGGCCGCATCGACCTCTTGGTCAACAATGCCGGCATCAATGTCCCCAAGCGCAGCTGGAAGGATATGGAACTGGACGGCTGGGACAGGTTGGTCCAGGTCAATCTCAATGGCGTGCTCTACTGCATGCGCGCGGTGCTGCCGACGATGCGCAAGCAGCAGGACGGCGCGATCATCAACGTCTCGTCCTGGGCCGGCCGCCACGTTTCGAAGATGCCGGGCCCGGCCTACACCACCACCAAGCATGCGGTGCTGGCGCTGACCCATTCCTTCAACATGGACGAATGCGTCAACGGCCTGCGCGCCTGCTGCCTGATGCCGGGCGAGGTGGCGACGCCGATCCTGAAGCTGCGCCCGGTGGTGCCGAGCGAGGATGAGCAGGCCAGAATGCTGCAATCCGAAGATTTGGGACGCACCATCGCGTTCATCGCGAGCATGCCGGCGCGCGTTTGCATCAACGAAGTCCTGATCAGCCCGACCCACAATCGCGGTTTCATCCAGACGCCGCACAACAGGGATTGA